Proteins co-encoded in one Brassica oleracea var. oleracea cultivar TO1000 chromosome C4, BOL, whole genome shotgun sequence genomic window:
- the LOC106342345 gene encoding 26S proteasome non-ATPase regulatory subunit 1 homolog A-like, producing MAAAMVSSAGGLLAMLNEPQPTLKHHALSHLNNLVDRFWPEISTSVPIIESLYEDEEFDLHQRQLAALLVSKVFYYLGELNDSLSYALGAGALFDVSEDTDYVHTLLAKAIDEYAILRSKAVESSEMVDIDPRLEAIVERMLGKCITDGKYQQSMGIAIECRRLDKLEEAITKSDNVEGTLTYCINVSHSFVNRREYRHEVLSLLVEVYQKLPSPDYLSICQCLMFLDEPQGVATILEKLLRSDSKDDALLALQIAFDLVENEHQAFLLSVRDRLPAPKTRPVEVAQAVETTATTNENLSGDVLMADDTPVTPAQTVVHETDPVDATYAERLTKIKGILSGETSIQLTLQFLYIHNKSDLLILKTIKQSVEMRNSVCHSATIYANAIMHAGTTVDTFLRENLDWLSRATNWAKFSATAGLGVIHRGHLQQGRSLMAPYLPQGGAGGGGSPYSEGGALYALGLIHANHGEGIKQFLRDSLRNTNVEVIQHGACLGLGLSALGTADEEIYDDVKSVLYTDSAVAGEAAGISMGLLLVGTATEKASEMLAYAHETQHEKIIRGLALGIALTVYGREEGADTLIEQMTRDQDPIIRYGGMYALALAYCGTANNKAIRQLLHFAVSDVSDDVRRTAVLALGFVLYSDPEQTPRIVSLLSESYNPHVRYGAALAVGISCAGTGLSEAISLLEPLTSDVVDFVRQGALIAMAMVMVQISEASDSRVGAFRRQLEKIILDKHEDTMSKMGAILASGILDAGGRNVTIRLLSKTKHDKVTAVIGLAVFSQFWYWYPLVYFISLAFSPTAFIGLNYDLKVPKFEFMSHAKPSLFEYPKPTTVPTSNTAAKLPTAVLSTSVKAKARAKKEAEQKANAEKASGAEKSVSESGSGKGKEAADKEGDSMQVDGTATVEKKAAEPEAAFEILVNPTRVVPAQEKYIKLLEDSRYVPVKLAPSGFVLLKDLREHEPEVLSLTDAPTSAASPATGAAAATQGTTASAMAVDDEPQPPQAFEYAS from the exons ATGGCCGCCGCTATGGTTAGCTCAGCCGGAGGGTTACTGGCAATGCTCAACGAGCCTCAGCCTACCTTGAAGCATCACGCGCTCTCGCATCTCAACAACTTGGTTGATCGGTTCTGGCCCGAGATCTCCACTAGTGTTCCAATCAT AGAGAGTTTGTATGAAGATGAAGAATTTGATTTGCATCAAAGACAGCTTGCTGCTTTGCTTGTCTCTAAG GTTTTCTATTACTTGGGCGAGCTTAATGATTCGTTGTCCTATGCCCTTGGAGCCGGAGCCTTATTTGATGTTTCAGAGGATACGGATTATGTTCATACGCTTTTAG CCAAAGCAATAGATGAGTACGCCATTCTGAGATCGAAGGCAGTTGAGTCAAGTGAGATGGTGGACATTGATCCTAGGCTGGAGGCTATTGTTGAAAGAATGCTTGGAAA ATGCATCACTGATGGCAAGTATCAACAATCTATGGGCATTGCGATAGAATGCCGGAGATTGGATAAGTTGGAGGAAGCTATCACAAAGAGCGACAATGTTGAGGGGACTTTAACATATTGCATCAACGTTTCTCATTCTTTCGTTAACCGCAGAGAGTATAGACATGAG GTGCTTAGTTTACTTGTTGAAGTATACCAGAAGCTGCCTTCTCCTGATTATTTGAGCATTTGTCAATGCCTCATGTTCTTGGATGAACCGCAAGGTGTTGCAACCATATTGGAGAAGCTTCTTCGGTCGGACAGCAAGGATGATGCTTTATTAGCATTGCAAATTGCATTTGATCTTGTAGAGAACGAGCACCAGGCCTTTCTCTTGAGTGTTAGGGATCGCCTCCCTGCCCCCAAAACACGTCCTGTAGAAGTAGCTCAGGCCGTTGAAACAACTGCAACTACAAATGAGAACCTCTCCGGGGATGTTCTGATGGCAGATGACACTCCAGTTACTCCAGCTCAGACAGTTGTGCACGAGACAGATCCAGTTGACGCTACATATGCTGAGAGGCTAACCAAGATTAAGGGAATTTTATCTGGGGAGACATCTATTCAGTTGACACTTCAGTTTCTTTACATCCACAACAA ATCTGACCTTCTGATACTGAAGACAATTAAACAGTCTGTCGAGATGAGGAACAGCGTTTGCCACAGTGCTACAATATACGCTAATGCGATCATGCATGCTGGAACTACAGTGGACACTTTTCTTAGAGAGAATTTG GATTGGCTAAGCAGGGCCACCAATTGGGCTAAGTTTAGTGCTACGGCAGGACTAGGTGTTATTCACAGAGGTCACTTGCAACAGGGTAGGTCATTGATGGCTCCATACTTGCCTCAGGGAGGAGCAGGTGGTGGCGGGAGTCCATATTCGGAAGGTGGTGCTTTGTACGCTCTCGGCCTTATTCATGCTAACCATGGAGAGGGCATTAAACAGTTTCTACGTGACAGCTTACGCAATACCAATGTTGAG GTCATTCAACATGGAGCTTGCTTAGGTCTTGGTCTGTCAGCTCTTGGAACAGCAGATGAGGAGATATATGATGATGTCAAAAGCGTGCTTTACACTGACAGTGCTGTTGCTGGTGAAGCTGCTGGAATCAGCATGGGTTTGTTATTGGTTGGAACCGCCACTGAAAAGGCAAGTGAGATGCTCGCTTATGCTCATGAAACACAGCATGAGAAGATAATAAG GGGATTGGCTCTTGGCATAGCTCTTACAGTATACGGCAGAGAAGAAGGAGCTGATACCTTGATTGAGCAGATGACTAGAGACCAGGATCCTATCATCCGTTATGGTGGCATGTACGCACTAGCACTGGCTTACTGTGGGACCGCAAACAATAAGGCAATTCGCCAGTTGCTACACTTTGCTGTATCTGATGTCAGTGATGATGTTAGACGGACTGCTGTTCTGGCACTTGGATTTGTCTTGTACTCTGATCCAGAGCAG ACTCCGCGTATTGTATCACTACTTTCTGAGTCGTACAATCCACATGTTCGCTATGGAGCGGCTCTTGCAGTAGGTATATCTTGTGCAGGCACTGGCCTCAGCGAAGCGATATCCTTGTTGGAGCCACTTACATCGGATGTGGTAGACTTTGTTCGTCAAGGTGCTCTGATAGCAATGGCCATGGTGATGGTCCAAATTAGTGAAGCAAGCGATTCTCGTGTTGGAGCATTTAGGCGCCAACTTGAGAAGATCATACTCGACAAGCACGAAGATACAATGAGCAAGATGGGAGCGATCCTTGCCTCTGGTATCCTCGATGCCGGTGGTAGGAACGTTACTATAAGATTACTCTCTAAGACCAAACATGACAAAGTCACTGCTGTTATTGGTCTCGCTGTCTTCAGCCAGTTTTGGTATTGGTACCCTCTGGTCTATTTCATCAGCTTGGCCTTCTCACCCACCGCCTTCATTGGTTTGAACTACGACCTTAAGGTCCCAAAGTTTGAGTTCATGTCGCATGCTAAACCGTCTTTGTTTGAGTACCCAAAACCCACAACGGTTCCGACATCCAATACCGCTGCCAAACTCCCAACGGCTGTTCTCTCAACTTCAGTTAAAGCCAAAGCTAGGGCTAAGAAAGAAGCGGAGCAGAAAGCTAATGCTGAAAAGGCGTCTGGTGCCGAGAAGTCTGTCAGTGAAAGTGGATCTGGAAAAGGAAAAGAAGCAGCTGACAAGGAAGGAGACTCTATGCAG GTCGATGGTACAGCAACGGTTGAGAAGAAAGCTGCAGAGCCAGAGGCAGCGTTTGAGATTCTAGTAAATCCGACTCGAGTAGTCCCAGCTCAAGAGAAGTACATTAAGTTACTTGAAGACAGCAGATACGTGCCAGTGAAGCTAGCTCCATCGGGTTTTGTTCTTCTCAAGGACTTGCGTGAACACGAACCAGAAGTTCTCTCACTGACCGATGCACCAACTTCAGCAGCTTCTCCTGCAACTGGTGCAGCGGCGGCTACACAAGGAACAACAGCCTCGGCTATGGCTGTAGATGACGAGCCACAACCTCCACAAGCCTTTGAATACGCTTCATGA
- the LOC106336700 gene encoding probable LRR receptor-like serine/threonine-protein kinase At3g47570 — protein MKLFLLLAFNILILFRILDARFSYHEASKVDGNANRKALLVFKSQVSANNRLALVSWNDSTPVCQWKGVTCGGKHKRVTGLDLGGLELGGIISPAIGNLSFLRSLNLGENSFSGTIPKEVGMLSRLQELNMSYNNLRGVIPTSLSNCSRLVTLVLTSNNLVNGLPSELGSLSSLESLFLSKNNLSGRFPTSLGNLTSLEQLSIAYNNMEGEVPKTIGRLTRLINLQISVNNLSGVFPPAIYNLSSLGYLSIVSNHFSGSVRPDFGYTLATLRELRLGGNSFSGDLPKTISNISTLKLLEVSQNQFTGSIPVGFGTLQNIQYLGLSQNSFGGNSLGGDLEFLKSLVNCTKLQMLDVGYNRLGGELPIHIGNLSKDLTSIFLGGNLISGGIPHEIGNLINLQSLAMERNLLTGRIPASLGKISGLIFLGLSSNRMSGEIPSDLGNITRLERLHLFQNNFEGSIPPSLGNCRFLLFLWIGYNRLNGTIPQEIMQLESLVQLFVNINLLTGPFPKDVSRLKQVVQLSVADNRLSGNIPETIGNCLYMENLYLGGNAFDGAIPDIRNLRGLTLFNLSNNNFSGNIPEYLANFSSLESLDLSGNNFQGAVPRKGVFQHPKKFSVSGNRNLCGGIPELKLKPCPRNVLVSRTTRRHSSNKKKIFIGVGVGVGVVASLLLLALSLLMKRKKKNTNHLMMSNPPILDPFYERVSYEELRAATNEFSSSNLIGSGNFGSVFRGLLGPEQSKAVAVKVLNLQTRGAAKSFMAECEALKGIRHRNLVKLVTCCSSIDFKGNEFKALVYEFMPNGNLDTWLHHHQVDVEEGSLNHTRPLKLSERLNIAIDVASVLDYIHSHCHDPVAHCDLKPSNVLLDNDLTAHVSDFGLARIIDQDSFINQVSSTGVRGTIGYAAPEYGMGGKPSREGDLYSFGVLLLEMFTGKRPTDELFVEGFTLRSYTESALAAEHVLEIADTLILSGEIHNKNMSSIPECLKMVLNVGISCCEQSPTDRMTMAQALPELVSLRERFLGTNMRKI, from the exons ATGAAGCTGTTTCTTTTACTTGCGTTCAACATTCTCATCTTATTCCGAATTTTGGATGCGAGGTTTTCTTATCATGAAGCCTCTAAGGTTGATGGTAACGCTAATAGAAAAGCTTTACTAGTGTTCAAGTCTCAAGTTTCTGCCAACAATAGACTAGCCTTGGTCTCGTGGAATGACTCAACTCCGGTCTGCCAATGGAAAGGTGTTACATGTGGCGGCAAACATAAAAGAGTTACAGGTTTAGACCTGGGAGGGTTAGAACTTGGTGGGATCATCTCGCCTGCTATCGGTAATCTTTCTTTCCTCAGATCTCTTAATCTTGGAGAGAACTCTTTTAGTGGTACCATCCCAAAAGAGGTGGGAATGTTGTCTAGGCTTCAAGAGTTGAATATGAGTTATAACAATCTCAGAGGAGTGATTCCAACAAGCCTGTCTAACTGCTCTAGATTGGTGACACTTGTTTTAACATCAAACAATCTTGTAAACGGTTTACCTTCAGAGCTAGGATCGTTGTCAAGCCTTGAAAGTTTGTTTCTTAGTAAGAACAATCTTTCAGGGAGGTTTCCAACGTCTTTAGGAAACCTAACATCACTCGAACAACTATCCATTGCATATAATAATATGGAGGGAGAGGTTCCGAAAACAATAGGTAGATTGACCCGGTTGATAAATCTCCAAATCTCAGTTAATAATCTCTCAGGCGTTTTCCCACCAGCAATTTACAACTTATCCTCGCTTGGGTATTTGTCCATTGTTAGCAATCATTTCTCGGGTAGTGTAAGGCCTGATTTTGGATATACGCTTGCAACACTTAGAGAGTTGCGATTGGGGGGGAACTCTTTCTCAGGAGATCTTCCAAAAACAATATCCAATATCTCGACCCTTAAACTGCTAGAGGTTTCACAAAACCAATTCACAGGAAGTATCCCAGTTGGTTTTGGAACATTACAAAATATTCAGTATCTGGGGCTTAGTCAAAACTCTTTTGGAGGAAACAGCCTAGGGGGAGACCTTGAATTTCTCAAGTCTTTGGTCAACTGCACTAAGCTGCAAATGTTGGATGTTGGTTACAATAGACTTGGAGGGGAACTTCCAATCCATATAGGTAACCTTTCTAAAGATCTAACAAGTATATTCCTTGGAGGAAATCTCATATCTGGCGGCATTCCTCATGAGATTGGGAATCTCATAAACCTGCAATCACTTGCCATGGAGAGAAATCTGCTGACAGGGAGAATACCGGCGTCTCTCGGTAAGATTTCAGGATTGATTTTTTTGGGACTGAGCTCAAATAGAATGTCAGGAGAGATACCAAGTGATCTCGGAAACATCACTCGGTTAGAGAGACTCCATTTATTCCAAAATAATTTTGAAGGAAGCATTCCTCCTAGTCTTGGAAACTGCCGTTTCCTGTTATTCCTTTGGATTGGATACAACAGGTTAAACGGGACTATACCTCAAGAAATCATGCAGTTGGAGTCTCTTGTTCAATTGTTTGTGAATATAAATCTTCTGACCGGTCCTTTTCCTAAAGACGTTTCAAGGTTAAAACAAGTTGTTCAGCTATCTGTTGCAGACAATAGATTGTCTGGAAACATCCCAGAGACAATAGGAAATTGTCTCTACATGGAAAACCTTTACCTGGGAGGAAATGCATTTGATGGAGCTATTCCAGATATCAGAAACTTGAGAGGACTTACGCTCTTTAACTTATCAAACAACAATTTTTCAGGCAACATACCTGAATATCTCGCCAACTTTTCCTCGTTGGAGAGTTTAGATCTCTCTGGTAACAACTTTCAGGGAGCGGTTCCGAGAAAAGGAGTGTTCCAGCATCCCAAAAAGTTTTCGGTATCTGGTAATAGAAATCTTTGTGGAGGAATCCCTGAACTCAAGTTAAAGCCATGCCCTCGAAACGTCCTAGTATCAAGGACGACGAGAAGACATTCATCAAACAAGAAGAAAATTTTCATCGGTGTTGGTGTTGGTGTTGGTGTAGTAGCTTCTCTTCTGTTGTTGGCTCTAAGTTTGCTTATGAAAAGGAAGAAGAAAAACACCAACCACTTGATGATGTCGAATCCTCCAATATTAGACCCTTTCTATGAAAGGGTAAGCTACGAGGAACTTCGAGCTGCGACGAATGAGTTCTCCTCCAGCAACTTGATTGGTTCAGGAAACTTCGGCTCTGTTTTTAGAGGGTTGCTTGGTCCGGAGCAGTCTAAAGCTGTTGCGGTTAAAGTTCTAAATCTTCAGACGCGGGGCGCAGCCAAGAGCTTTATGGCGGAATGTGAAGCCTTGAAAGGTATAAGGCATCGAAACCTCGTGAAACTTGTGACTTGTTGTTCAAGCATTGATTTCAAAGGAAATGAATTCAAAGCTCTAGTGTACGAGTTTATGCCCAACGGCAACCTAGACACGTGGCTGCACCACCACCAAGTGGATGTCGAAGAAGGCTCTTTAAATCATACAAGACCGCTGAAGCTATCTGAACGACTTAACATAGCCATAGATGTGGCTTCTGTTTTGGATTATATCCATTCCCATTGCCATGACCCTGTAGCTCATTGTGATCTAAAGCCAAGCAATGTTCTCCTAGACAATGATCTAACAGCCCATGTAAGTGACTTTGGTCTTGCTCGGATCATCGACCAAGACTCCTTCATCAACCAAGTTAGCTCCACCGGTGTTAGAGGAACCATCGGCTATGCAGCACCAG AATATGGAATGGGAGGCAAACCATCGAGGGAAGGGGATTTGTACAGCTTTGGGGTTCTTTTGCTGGAGATGTTCACTGGAAAGCGTCCGACGGATGAACTTTTTGTGGAAGGTTTTACTCTCCGTAGCTATACCGAGTCCGCATTGGCCGCGGAACATGTCCTTGAGATAGCTGACACATTGATTCTCAGCGGTGAAATTCATAACAAGAACATGAGTAGTATTCCTGAATGTTTGAAGATGGTTTTAAACGTGGGAATAAGTTGTTGTGAACAATCTCCCACAGATCGGATGACAATGGCTCAAGCTTTGCCTGAATTAGTCTCACTCCGAGAGAGGTTCCTCGGAACCAATATGAGGAAAATCTAG
- the LOC106339647 gene encoding cytochrome b5 isoform B-like isoform X2 codes for MGDEAKIFTLSQVSEHNQAHDCWIVINGKVYDVTKFLEDHPGGDEVLLSSTGKDATDDFEDVGHSESAREMMEQYCVGEIDPTTIPKKTKYTPPKQPRYNQDKTSEFIIKILQFLVPLAILGLAVGIRIYTKSA; via the exons ATGGGGGACGAAGCAAAGATCTTTACTCTTTCACAAGTCTCAGAGCACAATCAAGCTCATGACTGCTGGATCGTCATCAATGGAAAG GTGTATGATGTGACCAAGTTCCTTGAAGACCATCCTGGTGGGGATGAAGTTCTCTTGTCTTCAACAG GTAAGGATGCAACGGATGATTTTGAGGACGTGGGTCATAGCGAGAGCGCGAGAGAGATGATGGAACAGTACTGCGTAGGAGAGATTGATCCAACAACAATCCCAAAGAAAACCAAATACACTCCTCCTAAGCAGCCTCGCTACAATCAAGACAAGACCTCTGAGTTCATTATCAAGATCCTCCAGTTCCTCGTTCCCCTTGCCATTCTCGGTTTGGCTGTTGGGATTCGTATTTACACAAAGTCAGCGTAG
- the LOC106339490 gene encoding cyclin-dependent kinase inhibitor 4-like isoform X2 gives MGKYMRKSKIDGEAISLLEVSPSSPSSSLGVLTRAKSLALQRKPSSSFSLPTSPSPSPNQKTSDCGGSYLQLRSRRLQKKPPIVVIKRRKQQQRRKESCGRSPKPDSVVESGVGSKEKVLNDEINNKGSTSLEENLLELQGNERSTSESTPCTLKREAEINTSLGSSTKLNNGISDNSDQIEENLSGSHRPTTPDMDRFFSGAEEEQQKQFIEKYNFDPVNEQPLPGRFEWEKVDN, from the exons ATGGGGAAATACATGAGGAAGAGCAAAATCGACGGAGAAGCAATATCTTTGCTGGAAGTATCTCCTTCTTCTCCTTCTTCTTCCCTCGGTGTTCTTACTCGAGCTAAGTCCTTAGCGCTCCAACGAAAGCCCTCCTCTTCCTTCTCGCTACCGACTTCTCCTTCTCCTTCTCCTAATCAGAAGACGAGTGATTGTGGCGGCTCCTATCTTCAGCTAAGGAGTCGACGGCTCCAGAAGAAACCTCCAATTGTTGTGATCAAACGGAGAAAGCAGCAGCAGCGGAGGAAAGAGTCTTGCGGCCGAAGCCCTAAGCCAGATTCAGTTGTTGAGAGTGGTGTCGGTAGCAAAGAGAAGGTATTAAATGATGAAATCAACAACAAGGGTTCAACTTCGCTTGAGGAGAATTTATTGGAGCTTCAGGGTAATGAAAG GAGCACAAGTGAATCCACACCATGCACTTTGAAAAGAGAGGCTGAGATCAACACAAGTCTGGGATCGTCCACAAAGCTTAACAATGGTATTAGTGACAACAGCGACCAAATAGAAGAGAACTTGTCGGGCAGTCACCGTCCAACTACGCCTGATATGGACAGGTTTTTCTCGGGTGCAGAAGAAGAACAACAGAAGCAGTTCATTGAAAA GTACAACTTTGACCCTGTGAACGAACAACCACTACCAGGAAGGTTTGAATGGGAGAAGGTAGATAATTAA
- the LOC106339490 gene encoding cyclin-dependent kinase inhibitor 4-like isoform X1 has protein sequence MGKYMRKSKIDGEAISLLEVSPSSPSSSLGVLTRAKSLALQRKPSSSFSLPTSPSPSPNQKTSDCGGSYLQLRSRRLQKKPPIVVIKRRKQQQRRKESCGRSPKPDSVVESGVGSKEKVLNDEINNKGSTSLEENLLELQGNESLNRSTSESTPCTLKREAEINTSLGSSTKLNNGISDNSDQIEENLSGSHRPTTPDMDRFFSGAEEEQQKQFIEKYNFDPVNEQPLPGRFEWEKVDN, from the exons ATGGGGAAATACATGAGGAAGAGCAAAATCGACGGAGAAGCAATATCTTTGCTGGAAGTATCTCCTTCTTCTCCTTCTTCTTCCCTCGGTGTTCTTACTCGAGCTAAGTCCTTAGCGCTCCAACGAAAGCCCTCCTCTTCCTTCTCGCTACCGACTTCTCCTTCTCCTTCTCCTAATCAGAAGACGAGTGATTGTGGCGGCTCCTATCTTCAGCTAAGGAGTCGACGGCTCCAGAAGAAACCTCCAATTGTTGTGATCAAACGGAGAAAGCAGCAGCAGCGGAGGAAAGAGTCTTGCGGCCGAAGCCCTAAGCCAGATTCAGTTGTTGAGAGTGGTGTCGGTAGCAAAGAGAAGGTATTAAATGATGAAATCAACAACAAGGGTTCAACTTCGCTTGAGGAGAATTTATTGGAGCTTCAGGGTAATGAAAG CTTAAACAGGAGCACAAGTGAATCCACACCATGCACTTTGAAAAGAGAGGCTGAGATCAACACAAGTCTGGGATCGTCCACAAAGCTTAACAATGGTATTAGTGACAACAGCGACCAAATAGAAGAGAACTTGTCGGGCAGTCACCGTCCAACTACGCCTGATATGGACAGGTTTTTCTCGGGTGCAGAAGAAGAACAACAGAAGCAGTTCATTGAAAA GTACAACTTTGACCCTGTGAACGAACAACCACTACCAGGAAGGTTTGAATGGGAGAAGGTAGATAATTAA
- the LOC106342538 gene encoding transcriptional corepressor LEUNIG_HOMOLOG-like: protein MAQSNWEADKMLDVYIYDYLVKKKLHNTAKSFMTEGKVSPDPVAIDAPGGFLFEWWSVFWDIFIARTNEKHSEAAAAYIEAQQGKAREQQLQVQQMQMMRQAQMQRRDPSLGGPMNTIGSEAMIGQSNASAIAAKMYEERMKQPNQMNTDTSQPHMDARMALLKSGTNHHGQMVPGNHQGGVSAALQQLQSRSQQTPEIKTEVNIGASPRQLSVDPSTVYGQGILQSKPGMGNAGLNPGVGALPLKGWPLTGIETIRPGLGPQVQKAFLQNQSQFQLSPQQQQQQQQILAQVQGQGNLNNSSMYGGDMDPRRFTVLPRGTKDGQQNANDGSIGSPMQSSSSKHINMPPVQQSSSQQQDPLLSQQSQQNNRKRKGPSSSGPANSTGTGNTVGPSNSQPSTPSTHTPIDGSGITGNMQHMNNMPKGPMMYGSDGIGGLASSANQLLQDDMEPFGDVGALEDNVESFLSQDDGDGGSLFNTTTLKRNPSEHAEPSKAFSFSEVSSIRRSSNKVICCNFSSDGKLLASAGHDKKLYIWNMETLITESAPEEHGHIITDVRFRPNSTQLATSSFDKTIKIWDASEPGYFVRTITGHTAPVMSLDFHPKKTDLFCSCNGNNEIRFWNINAANCLRIIKGASTQVRFQPRFGQMLAAASENTVSIYDYDNDRRVHLLKGHSANVNSVCWNPSGELIASVSEDSVKLWSLNSGDCIHELSSSGNKFHSCVFHPTFPNLLVIGGYQSLELWNTKENKCMTIPAHECVISALAHSPMTGMMASASHDKSVKIWK from the exons ATGGCGCAGAGTAATTGGGAAGCTGATAAGAT GCTTGACGTTTACATATATGATTATTTGGTGAAGAAGAAACTTCATAACACTGCTAAGTCTTTTATGACTGAAGGCAAAGTCTCTCCTGATCCTGTTG CAATTGATGCTCCTGGAGGGTTTCTTTTTGAGTGGTGGTCTGTGTTCTGGGATATCTTCATTGCAAGGACGAACGAGAAACATTCAGAGGCTGCTGCAGCTTATATTGAG GCACAGCAAGGTAAAGCAAGGGAGCAACAACTTCAAGTGCAGCAAATGCAGATGATGCGCCAAGCTCAGATGCAGCGTAGGGATCCTTCTCTTGGTGGTCCAATGAACACTATTGGTTCTGAAGCGATGATTGGGCAGTCGAATGCAAGTGCTATAGCTGCAAAAATGTACGAGGAACGTATGAAGCAACCAAATCAAATGAACACTGATACATCCCAACCTCATATGGATGCAAGGATGGCCCTTCTCAAATCAGGAACAAACCATCATGG TCAGATGGTCCCAGGGAATCATCAAGGAGGTGTTTCCGCAGCACTGCAGCAACTTCAATCACGAAGTCAGCAGACTCCT GAAATCAAAACTGAAGTTAATATTGGTGCATCTCCAAGACAACTGTCAGTGGATCCTTCTACAGTTTATGGCCAAGGAATTTTGCAATCAAAGCCTGGGATGGGGAATGCAG GATTAAACCCTGGGGTAGGTGCTCTTCCTTTAAAAGGATGGCCATTAACT GGCATCGAGACAATCCGACCAGGTTTAGGCCCTCAGGTTCAGAAAGCTTTCCTTCAAAACCAAAGTCAGTTTCAGCTCTCGCCGCAGCAGCAACAACAACAGCAACAGATCTTGGCTCAGGTTCAAGGACAAGGAAATCTGAATAATTCATCCATGTATGGAGGAGACATGGACCCTCGAAGGTTTACGGTATTACCTAGAGGAACGAAAGATGGTCAACAGAATGCAAATGATGGATCTATAGGTTCCCCTATGCAGTCCAGTTCGTCTAAA CATATCAACATGCCACCTGTACAGCAATCTTCTTCTCAGCAACAAGATCCTTTACTATCACAGCAATCACAGCAG AATAACCGCAAAAGAAAGGGACCTTCCTCTTCTGGTCCTGCTAACAGTACAGGGACCGGAAACACGGTCGGCCCATCCAACTCACAGCCGTCAACTCCGTCAACGCATACCCCTATCGATGGATCTGGTATAACTGGTAACATGCAGCATATGAACAACATGCCAAAGGGGCCGATGATGTATGGTTCTGATGGAATTGGTGGTCTTGCATCATCAGCAAACCAACTG CTGCAGGATGACATGGAACCTTTTGGAGATGTGGGAGCACTAGAAGACAATGTAGAATCGTTTTTGTCCCAAGATGATGGAGATGGAGGAAGCTTGTTTAACACCACCACCCTAAAGCGGAACCCTTCTGAGCATGCCGAACCCTCAAAGG CTTTTAGTTTCAGTGAGGTTAGTTCTATAAGAAGAAGTTCCAATAAGGTCATCTGCTGCAATTTCTCATCTGATGGGAAGTTGTTGGCTAGCGCTGGACATGATAAGAAG CTTTATATTTGGAACATGGAAACACTAATAACTGAGAGCGCTCCGGAAGAACATGGTCATATCATCACAGATGTTCGCTTCAGACCTAATTCAACTCAACTAGCTACGTCCTCCTTCGACAAAACTATCAAAATCTGGGATGCCTCTGAG CCTGGTTACTTTGTAAGAACGATTACTGGACATACCGCACCTGTAATGTCCCTTGATTTTCACCCTAAGAAAACAGATCTTTTCTGCTCTTGTAATGGTAACAATGAGATTCGCTTCTGGAACATCAACGCTGCTAATTGCCTTCGTATTATAAAG GGTGCTAGCACGCAAGTACGGTTCCAGCCAAGATTTGGACAAATGCTTGCCGCAGCTTCGGAAAACACTGTGTCAATTTATGATTATGATAATGATAGACGTGTCCACTTGTTAAAG GGACATTCCGCAAATGTAAACTCCGTTTGTTGGAACCCAAGCGGAGAGTTGATAGCTTCTGTTAGTGAAGACTCTGTTAAATTATGGTCTCTGAACTCAGGAGATTGTATCCACGAGCTCAGTTCTAGTGGAAACAAGTTCCACTCTTGTGTCTTTCACCCTACCTTTCCCAATCTTTTGGTCATTGGTGGCTACCAG TCACTGGAGCTTTGGAACACAAAAGAGAACAAATGTATGACAATACCGGCTCATGAGTGTGTCATCTCTGCATTAGCTCATTCACCTATGACAGGAATGATGGCTTCTGCAAGTCATGACAAATCCGTAAAGATTTGGAAGTAG